A single region of the Marmota flaviventris isolate mMarFla1 chromosome 10, mMarFla1.hap1, whole genome shotgun sequence genome encodes:
- the Thap3 gene encoding THAP domain-containing protein 3 isoform X2, producing MTAGIGSVPYTRTQGAAQCMLVKRWSRFIMFTHMCGMFAPGVRGQLHSWPGGYVCFCCAWCPHQIGEEKLVMVPAGTCAEQGLQIVSVVPGFPLCAVTRQTSTDGQMAALGQHVCIVKSWLYRALFRGLRTMTWEHLWRKGAQAEQEWLGVPRIRLNTGVTGAQGLAPGDLSDGDLIMPWLHLLCPVLQPVRENTNRARERGDAGSQGEKVCPEAGAEEDGPRKSMDIALEELQLPPNTEGPLQQVLPQRSEAAEAPGWPASPAGLKGALPMQASDHSYALLDLDALKKKLFFTLKENEKLRKRLKAQRLVMQRMSSRLRTHRGGQQGPQARPRPEQRS from the exons ATGACGGCAGGGATAGGCTCAGTGCCGTATACCCGCACCCAGGGGGCTGCTCAGTGCATGCTTGTTAAGAGGTGGAGTCGTTTTATCATGTTCACACACATGTGTGGAATGTTTGCCCCAGGAGTAAGAGGTCAGTTACACAGCTGGCCAGGAGGATATGTGTGCTTTTGCTGTGCTTGGTGCCCACATCAGATTGGTGAAGAGAAACTGGTTATGGTTCCTGCGGGCACATGCGCTGAGCAGGGACTTCAGATTGTGTCTGTGGTGCCAGGCTTTCCATTGTGTGCTGTCACACGGCAAACATCTACTGATGGCCAGATGGCAGCCCTGGGGCAACACGTGTGTATTGTTAAGTCCTGGCTCTACAGGGCCCTGTTCAGGGGCCTTCGGACCATGACTTGGGAACATCTTTGGAGAAAGGGAGCACAGGCTGAGCAAGAGTGGTTGGGTGTGCCCCGCATCAGGCTGAACACTGGGGTCACAGGAGCCCAAGGCCTGGCTCCAGGGGACCTTAGTGATGGGGATCTCATCATGCCTTGGCTGCACCTGCTGTGTCCTGTCTTGCAGCCTGTGAGGGAGAACACAAACCGAGCCAGGGAGAGAGGAGATGCCGGCTCTCAGGGAGAGAAG GTCTGCCCTGAGGCAGGGGCCGAGGAGGACGGCCCAAGGAAGAGCATGGACATTGCGCTGGAAGAGCTGCAGCTGCCCCCAAACACTGAAGGCCCCCTGCAGCAG GTTTTGCCACAGAGATCAGAAGCAGCAGAGGCTCCTGGCTGGCCAGCCAGCCCCGCTGGGCTGAAGGGGGCCCTCCCCATGCAGGCTTCTGACCACAGCTATGCCCTTTTGGACTTAGATGCCctgaaaaaaaaactcttcttcaCTTTGAAAGAAAACGAAAAGCTCAGAAAGCGCTTGAAGGCCCAGAGGCTGGTGATGCAGAGGATGTCCAGCCGCCTCCGCACACACAGAGGGGGTCAGCAGGGACCCCAGGCCAGGCCACGGCCGGAGCAGCGGAGCTGA
- the Thap3 gene encoding THAP domain-containing protein 3 isoform X1 translates to MTAGIGSVPYTRTQGAAQCMLVKRWSRFIMFTHMCGMFAPGVRGQLHSWPGGYVCFCCAWCPHQIGEEKLVMVPAGTCAEQGLQIVSVVPGFPLCAVTRQTSTDGQMAALGQHVCIVKSWLYRALFRGLRTMTWEHLWRKGAQAEQEWLGVPRIRLNTGVTGAQGLAPGDLSDGDLIMPWLHLLCPVLQPVRENTNRARERGDAGSQGEKALWPSLAVAAYAGIAQGRMVAAVVSGVSLPRHPACRSQVCPEAGAEEDGPRKSMDIALEELQLPPNTEGPLQQVLPQRSEAAEAPGWPASPAGLKGALPMQASDHSYALLDLDALKKKLFFTLKENEKLRKRLKAQRLVMQRMSSRLRTHRGGQQGPQARPRPEQRS, encoded by the exons ATGACGGCAGGGATAGGCTCAGTGCCGTATACCCGCACCCAGGGGGCTGCTCAGTGCATGCTTGTTAAGAGGTGGAGTCGTTTTATCATGTTCACACACATGTGTGGAATGTTTGCCCCAGGAGTAAGAGGTCAGTTACACAGCTGGCCAGGAGGATATGTGTGCTTTTGCTGTGCTTGGTGCCCACATCAGATTGGTGAAGAGAAACTGGTTATGGTTCCTGCGGGCACATGCGCTGAGCAGGGACTTCAGATTGTGTCTGTGGTGCCAGGCTTTCCATTGTGTGCTGTCACACGGCAAACATCTACTGATGGCCAGATGGCAGCCCTGGGGCAACACGTGTGTATTGTTAAGTCCTGGCTCTACAGGGCCCTGTTCAGGGGCCTTCGGACCATGACTTGGGAACATCTTTGGAGAAAGGGAGCACAGGCTGAGCAAGAGTGGTTGGGTGTGCCCCGCATCAGGCTGAACACTGGGGTCACAGGAGCCCAAGGCCTGGCTCCAGGGGACCTTAGTGATGGGGATCTCATCATGCCTTGGCTGCACCTGCTGTGTCCTGTCTTGCAGCCTGTGAGGGAGAACACAAACCGAGCCAGGGAGAGAGGAGATGCCGGCTCTCAGGGAGAGAAG GCCCTGTGGCCATCCCTGGCTGTAGCTGCTTATGCAGGGATTGCTCAGGGACGGATGGTGGCAGCTGTGGTGTCTGGTGTCTCCCTGCCTCGCCATCCTGCCTGCCGTTCCCAGGTCTGCCCTGAGGCAGGGGCCGAGGAGGACGGCCCAAGGAAGAGCATGGACATTGCGCTGGAAGAGCTGCAGCTGCCCCCAAACACTGAAGGCCCCCTGCAGCAG GTTTTGCCACAGAGATCAGAAGCAGCAGAGGCTCCTGGCTGGCCAGCCAGCCCCGCTGGGCTGAAGGGGGCCCTCCCCATGCAGGCTTCTGACCACAGCTATGCCCTTTTGGACTTAGATGCCctgaaaaaaaaactcttcttcaCTTTGAAAGAAAACGAAAAGCTCAGAAAGCGCTTGAAGGCCCAGAGGCTGGTGATGCAGAGGATGTCCAGCCGCCTCCGCACACACAGAGGGGGTCAGCAGGGACCCCAGGCCAGGCCACGGCCGGAGCAGCGGAGCTGA